From the Synechococcus sp. KORDI-49 genome, the window GCCACCCGGGCGGTGTTCAGCGGTCGCGTGGAGCGCTGGATCAGGGATGGGCTCGTGGAGGATGCCAGCATCGGCGCGCAGCACTGAGGGGCCGGCGTTGGTGGTGGTGTCGGACAGACAGCGAAGACGGGTGCTGGGGCTGGTCATGGTCCTGGCTGTTCTGATCGCTCTTTGGCGACTCGGCAGCACGGGGCTGATGGATGAGACGCCGCCTCTCTTCGCGGCGGCCGGTCGGGCGATGGCCGACACCGGCGACTGGCTGACTCCCCGTGTCAACGGCTTGCCGCGGTACGACAAACCACCGCTTGTGTACTGGCTCATGGGGGGCTTCAACGCCCTGCCGGGCCGTGAAACGTGGGATCCGCTCGGCAGCTGGGCAGCCCGTCTGCCATCCGCTCTGGCGACCGTGGCGATGATGCTCGGCCTGTCCGACACCCTGCTGCGCTGGCCTCAGCCAGGCACCAGCCGTCCTGGGAGGACGGCCGTTGCCGCAGCTCTCGCCTTCGCCCTCTCACCGCTGGTGCTCGTGTGGACCCGCACGGCGGTGAGTGACGCTCTGCTCTGTGCCCTGCTGGGCCTCAGCCTGCTTCTGCAGTGGCGCCGTTTCGCCTGCCCCGAGTCGGTTCGCTGGTGGCCCGCCTGGGTGGTTCTCGGCCTGGCGGTTCTCGCCAAGGGTCCCGTGGCCGTGGTCCTCACCGGTCTGACCCTGCTGATCTTCGCGGCGCTGCGGCGAGATCCGGTGACACCCTGGCAGCGCTTGCGTCCCCTGCAGGGACTGCTGATCACAGCCTCCGTCAGCCTGCCCTGGTATGCCGCCGAACTGCTGGTGGAAGGCCAGCCGTTCTGGGACAGCTTCTTCGGCTACCACAACCTCCAGCGCTTCACCTCGGTGGTGAATGACCATCTGCAGCCCTGGTGGTTCTTCGGTCCGGTGATGCTGGTGGCGGCTCTTCCCTTCACACCTCTGCTGCTGGTTGGTCTGGCTCAGGGGCTGCGCGGTCGCCCCGAGCCGCCGGATTCCCTTCAGCAGTTCAGCAGCGCCTGGCTCCTGGCCGTGCTTCTGCTGTTCACCACAGCGGCCACAAAGCTTCCCAGCTACTGGTTGCCTGCCACCCCGGCGGCTGCACTCCTGATCGCCTTGATCGCCGCCCGGCCGTGCTGGCCCGTTCGGGCGGCCTGGCTGAGCACGGCTGCTCTGGCTCTGCTGCTCGCCGCCGGCTTCTGGAGTTCACCGATCTGGGTTCCCCTGATCAGCGATCCGGAGATGCCCACCCTGGCTCCCGACCTGCTGGCCAGTGGTTTCGTGCTGAGGGCTGCGGGCTGGTTCACGGCTGCCGGCCTGATCGGAGTGCTGTTGCATCGACGCGACGCCCTGGTGGCTCTCCTCGGGATGCAGGGGGCCCTGGTGCTGTTCCACTTGACCGCTCTCGTCCCGATCGCTGAGCTGGCGGATCAGCTGCGTCAGCAGCCCGTGCGGCAGGCCGCCGCACGGATGAGCGAGTCCCGTCAAGAGCGGGAACCGCTGGCGATGGTGGGCGCGATGAAGCCGTCGCTGCACTTCTACACAGGACGGGTGATCCTGTTTGAGGGACGCTCGGATGGGGCTCTGGTGAACCTGGCCGATCGACTCAGCCATGAGCGCCGGCGCGGTTGGCAGGGACATCCCCTGGGTTCACCGCAGGCTTCCGACACCCTGCTTCTGGTGATCGACCGTGGCACCGCGCGTCAGGAGCACTGGCGAGGTCTGAATCCGCAGCTGCTCGGCAGCTACGGCATCTATGAGGTCTGGCGTCTCGATCGGAGCCGGCTGGATCAGCGGGCTGCTGCCCTGATGCAGGAGGGGGTCGATGCCGACTGGCGCGATCCGAGGCCCGAGCGGTTCTGATCGATTAAAGGGTCAGCCGTTCCCGGTGGCAGAAGCCACAACATCCCCAGAGTGAGACCTCTCCCTTGGGAGCCGGTCGGCCGCAGCGCGGGCAGCTCCCCATGCCGTGGACGTCGGCCCGACTGGGATGGCGGGCCCAGATGCTGGCCTCGCTGTCGCGATCGCGCGTCGTCGCCGGATGGTGCTGTTGGATGCGCAGGTCCTGGATGGTGTGGCCAGCGGCCCGCAGGGAGGCCAGAAGCTGAGAACGGCTGTACTGCAGGGCCTGACGCCACTGGGGATGGCTGGCACCGATGGTGAGGATGCCGCGTTGAAGACTGAGGGGCTGGCAGTGAGGGGCCAGATGAGCTCCGGCGATGCGGGGCCAGTCCTGCCAGAGGGCCGCCAGGCTGCCCTCGCGATGCCAGTCGCGTTTGAGATCCTCAAGGCAGTCCTGGAGAGGGGCTGCCGGAGTCGGCTGGGGCGCCTGCAGCAGCTCGAGCCCTCTCAGTCGACGGCGTTGAGAGTCAGGAGCCACGGCCATTGACTGACATTAGGAGGGTTTCTGCCGGATCTGGCTAACCTCAGCCCGGATCCGGATACCTCCATGGGCTTCTTCGACCGCCTGAGCCGACTGGTGCGCGCCAACGCCAACGCCGCCGTCAGCGGCCTGGAGGATCCAGCCAAGATCCTCGATCAATCCGTCGCCGACATGCAGTCGGACCTGGTGAAGCTGCGTCAGGCGGTGGCCATGGCGATCGCCAGCCAGAAGCGGCTGCGCAACCAGGCTGAACAGGCCGAGACGCAGTCGAAAACCTGGTACGAACGTGCCGAGCTGGCACTGAAGAAAGGCGAGGAGGACCTGGCCCGTGAGGCTCTGAGCCGTCGCAAGACCTTTCAGGAGACAGCCACATCCCTGAATACCCAGATCCAGGCACAGGACGGACAGGTGGAGACCCTGAAGAAGAGCCTGGTGGCGCTCGAGGGAAAGATCGCTCAGGCCAAGACGAAGAAGGACATGCTCAAGGCCCGGGCCGAGGCGGCGAAGGCTCAGCAGCAGCTGCAGAGCGCCGTGGGCAATCTCGGCACCAACTCCGCCATGGCGGCGTTCGAGCGGATGGAGGACAAGGTCGAGCAGATGGAGGCCACAGGTCAGGCAGCGGCCGAGCTCGCCGGGGCCGATCTGGAGAGTCAGTTCGCTGCTCTGGAAAGCGGAGATGATGTCGATGACGAACTGGCTGCACTGCGCCAGCAGCTGAAAGGCGGCCCCGAAGCGGTTGCCCTGCCTGCGGCCGAGAGCCAGCCCGCT encodes:
- a CDS encoding glycosyltransferase family 39 protein codes for the protein MPASARSTEGPALVVVSDRQRRRVLGLVMVLAVLIALWRLGSTGLMDETPPLFAAAGRAMADTGDWLTPRVNGLPRYDKPPLVYWLMGGFNALPGRETWDPLGSWAARLPSALATVAMMLGLSDTLLRWPQPGTSRPGRTAVAAALAFALSPLVLVWTRTAVSDALLCALLGLSLLLQWRRFACPESVRWWPAWVVLGLAVLAKGPVAVVLTGLTLLIFAALRRDPVTPWQRLRPLQGLLITASVSLPWYAAELLVEGQPFWDSFFGYHNLQRFTSVVNDHLQPWWFFGPVMLVAALPFTPLLLVGLAQGLRGRPEPPDSLQQFSSAWLLAVLLLFTTAATKLPSYWLPATPAAALLIALIAARPCWPVRAAWLSTAALALLLAAGFWSSPIWVPLISDPEMPTLAPDLLASGFVLRAAGWFTAAGLIGVLLHRRDALVALLGMQGALVLFHLTALVPIAELADQLRQQPVRQAAARMSESRQEREPLAMVGAMKPSLHFYTGRVILFEGRSDGALVNLADRLSHERRRGWQGHPLGSPQASDTLLLVIDRGTARQEHWRGLNPQLLGSYGIYEVWRLDRSRLDQRAAALMQEGVDADWRDPRPERF
- a CDS encoding DUF721 domain-containing protein; translated protein: MAVAPDSQRRRLRGLELLQAPQPTPAAPLQDCLEDLKRDWHREGSLAALWQDWPRIAGAHLAPHCQPLSLQRGILTIGASHPQWRQALQYSRSQLLASLRAAGHTIQDLRIQQHHPATTRDRDSEASIWARHPSRADVHGMGSCPRCGRPAPKGEVSLWGCCGFCHRERLTL
- a CDS encoding PspA/IM30 family protein encodes the protein MGFFDRLSRLVRANANAAVSGLEDPAKILDQSVADMQSDLVKLRQAVAMAIASQKRLRNQAEQAETQSKTWYERAELALKKGEEDLAREALSRRKTFQETATSLNTQIQAQDGQVETLKKSLVALEGKIAQAKTKKDMLKARAEAAKAQQQLQSAVGNLGTNSAMAAFERMEDKVEQMEATGQAAAELAGADLESQFAALESGDDVDDELAALRQQLKGGPEAVALPAAESQPAVQPVKVEQVDADLEELKRSIDKL